The following are encoded in a window of Solibacillus sp. FSL R7-0668 genomic DNA:
- a CDS encoding sensor histidine kinase: MAVKLFLKEHISYILFQVALTAFLLALFWLEGLRNINTAIYAIAISVLLITSFLVVRYMLRRRYLSKILELPTTMEDALHKNAKTTEYAITEQYLSELYKIYQHEVQTLYAIQSRQYKFMNQWVHQMKTPVSILELLLQQEEELDKKSVQEEVERLKRGLEMVLMHARLENFSDDMQIVQIPLKSAVMTAVNDNKRLFIANRVFPEVDVDEAIVVMSDLKWLRFFLEQFITNAVKYTFEPNKKIYISAKKIEHQIHLMIRDEGIGIPKADISRVTKAFYTGENGRKTGESTGMGLYIAKEICDKLGHQLVITSEVDKGTQIEVIFQS, from the coding sequence ATGGCTGTGAAGTTATTTTTAAAAGAGCATATTTCCTATATTTTGTTTCAAGTGGCATTAACAGCTTTTTTACTGGCATTATTTTGGCTTGAGGGCTTACGAAATATCAATACGGCTATTTATGCAATTGCCATTAGTGTGCTATTAATTACATCGTTTTTAGTGGTGCGCTATATGCTACGTAGACGCTATTTATCCAAGATTTTGGAGCTACCGACAACGATGGAAGATGCGCTACATAAAAATGCCAAAACGACGGAGTATGCGATTACAGAGCAGTATTTATCAGAGCTCTATAAAATCTACCAACACGAAGTACAAACCTTATACGCCATTCAATCAAGGCAGTATAAATTTATGAATCAATGGGTCCATCAAATGAAAACCCCTGTATCCATTTTGGAGCTACTATTACAGCAGGAGGAAGAACTAGACAAAAAGAGCGTGCAAGAGGAAGTCGAGCGATTAAAGCGCGGGCTCGAAATGGTGCTTATGCATGCGAGGCTCGAAAATTTTTCGGATGATATGCAAATTGTGCAAATCCCTTTAAAATCAGCCGTGATGACAGCAGTCAATGACAATAAGCGATTATTTATCGCGAATCGTGTATTTCCTGAAGTGGATGTGGACGAGGCGATTGTCGTGATGAGTGATTTGAAATGGCTGCGCTTTTTTTTAGAGCAATTCATCACAAATGCTGTGAAATATACATTTGAGCCCAATAAAAAAATCTATATTTCGGCTAAAAAAATAGAACACCAAATTCACCTAATGATTCGTGATGAGGGGATAGGCATTCCAAAGGCCGACATCTCACGTGTAACAAAGGCTTTTTATACAGGTGAAAATGGACGCAAAACAGGAGAATCTACTGGGATGGGCTTATATATCGCCAAGGAAATTTGTGATAAGCTCGGACATCAACTCGTGATCACATCAGAAGTAGACAAAGGAACTCAAATCGAAGTAATTTTTCAATCTTAG
- a CDS encoding response regulator transcription factor: protein MEKHRIFIVEDDPKIASLLADTLRKYQYDVETVSDFETLVEQCMAFAPHMILLDINLPLYDGYYWCRKLRSYTKCPIIFISARSGEMDQIFALENGGDDFITKPFNYEIVLAKIRSHLRRTYGEYSARQEERTVAQGQLTLYLERMDLQLKELIVPLQKKECIILGLLMGQAPKVVSRDQLLEELWDDQAFVDENTLNVNMTRVRKKLADYGIQSSIETVRGAGYRFVLSAEEM from the coding sequence ATGGAAAAGCATCGAATTTTTATTGTTGAAGATGATCCGAAAATCGCCTCATTATTGGCAGATACACTACGAAAGTATCAATATGATGTGGAAACTGTTTCTGACTTTGAAACATTAGTTGAACAATGCATGGCGTTTGCACCTCATATGATTTTGTTAGATATAAATTTACCATTATACGACGGCTATTATTGGTGTCGTAAATTACGCTCCTATACAAAATGTCCAATTATTTTTATTTCGGCACGTTCAGGAGAAATGGACCAAATCTTTGCGCTTGAAAATGGTGGCGATGATTTTATTACGAAGCCGTTTAACTATGAAATTGTACTCGCAAAAATTCGCAGTCATCTACGTCGTACATATGGTGAATATTCAGCACGTCAAGAAGAGCGCACCGTTGCTCAAGGACAGCTGACACTTTATTTAGAACGTATGGATTTACAGTTGAAGGAGTTAATTGTACCGCTACAAAAAAAGGAATGCATCATCCTTGGCTTGTTAATGGGACAGGCACCAAAAGTAGTGTCGCGTGATCAACTGCTAGAAGAACTATGGGATGATCAGGCATTTGTGGATGAAAATACATTGAATGTCAATATGACACGCGTGCGCAAAAAGCTAGCGGATTATGGCATCCAATCAAGCATTGAAACTGTGCGTGGTGCTGGATATCGCTTCGTGTTAAGCGCGGAGGAAATGTAA
- a CDS encoding ABC transporter ATP-binding protein — MSILQIHEVTKVYEGKVTKRALNQLSFEVEKGEFVAIMGPSGSGKTTLMNVVSMIDVPTSGDVIFDGMKPQKFTSEELAYFRRRQLGFVFQEFNLLPTLTVEENIILPLTLDEQPIAVMEERLAYLSDKLDLTQILDKRPDEISGGQAQRTAIARALIHEPMLVLADEPTGNLDSNASREVLELLGKMNKENKTTILMVTHDPIAASYCDRVIFIKDGEFFNEIYTDDRRQTFFQRILNVLSLLGGHVGDFSSIRLP; from the coding sequence ATGTCGATTTTACAAATACATGAAGTGACGAAAGTTTATGAGGGCAAAGTAACAAAGCGTGCACTCAATCAGCTAAGCTTTGAAGTGGAAAAGGGTGAATTTGTTGCAATCATGGGACCCTCAGGTAGTGGAAAAACAACACTGATGAACGTGGTGTCGATGATTGATGTTCCTACTTCAGGCGATGTTATTTTTGATGGAATGAAGCCACAAAAATTTACGAGTGAGGAGCTGGCTTATTTTCGCCGTAGACAGCTAGGATTTGTCTTTCAAGAATTCAACCTATTGCCGACGCTAACGGTAGAAGAAAACATTATTTTGCCGTTAACGCTGGATGAACAGCCAATTGCCGTGATGGAGGAACGATTAGCTTATTTAAGTGACAAGCTCGATTTAACGCAAATTCTTGATAAGCGTCCCGATGAAATATCAGGTGGGCAGGCGCAGCGAACAGCGATTGCACGTGCACTGATTCATGAACCGATGCTCGTGCTAGCGGATGAGCCTACGGGAAATTTAGATTCGAATGCATCACGTGAAGTGTTAGAGCTCCTTGGTAAAATGAATAAAGAAAACAAAACGACGATATTAATGGTCACGCATGATCCGATTGCTGCTAGCTATTGTGACCGTGTCATTTTCATTAAAGATGGTGAATTTTTCAATGAAATCTATACAGATGACCGTCGTCAAACGTTTTTTCAACGCATTTTAAATGTACTAAGCTTATTAGGGGGACATGTCGGTGACTTTTCTTCAATTCGCTTACCGTAA